The following are encoded in a window of Actinomyces oris genomic DNA:
- the uppS gene encoding polyprenyl diphosphate synthase encodes MAGDNLLYDIYERRLAARIDPATVPHHVGVILDGNRRWAKSMGFGAAQGHKRGADKIEEFLGWAEQMGVQVVTLWLLSTDNLSRDPAELSPLLDIIAHAVDELAETGRWSLRLVGAVDLLPEPLAERLRAAVVRSRPSSAEVSGAGGSAGEAVETVEAEDRRMQVNIAVGYGGRQEIADAVRELLRERAAAGASLEEVAASLSEEDITEHLYTKGQPDPDLVIRTSGEQRLSGFLLWQSVHSEYYFCEVNWPAFRRVDFLRALRDFASRERRLGR; translated from the coding sequence ATGGCAGGCGACAACCTCCTCTACGACATCTACGAGCGCCGGCTGGCTGCGCGCATCGACCCGGCCACGGTGCCCCACCACGTGGGTGTCATCCTCGACGGCAACCGCCGCTGGGCCAAGTCCATGGGCTTCGGGGCCGCGCAGGGCCACAAGCGCGGCGCGGACAAGATCGAGGAGTTCCTCGGGTGGGCCGAGCAGATGGGGGTCCAGGTCGTCACCTTGTGGCTGCTGAGCACCGACAACCTCTCCCGCGACCCGGCCGAGCTCTCGCCCCTGCTGGACATCATCGCCCACGCCGTCGACGAGCTCGCCGAGACCGGCCGCTGGAGCCTGCGCCTCGTGGGCGCCGTCGACCTCCTGCCCGAGCCTCTGGCCGAGCGCCTGCGTGCCGCCGTCGTCCGCTCCCGGCCCTCGAGCGCGGAGGTCTCTGGGGCAGGCGGGTCGGCGGGCGAGGCCGTCGAGACCGTTGAGGCCGAGGACCGGCGCATGCAGGTCAACATCGCCGTCGGCTACGGGGGCCGGCAGGAGATCGCCGATGCTGTGCGCGAGCTGCTGCGCGAGCGGGCCGCCGCCGGGGCAAGCCTGGAGGAGGTGGCCGCCTCACTCAGCGAGGAGGACATCACCGAGCACCTCTACACCAAGGGCCAGCCCGACCCCGACCTGGTCATCCGCACCTCGGGTGAGCAGCGGCTCTCCGGGTTCCTGCTGTGGCAGTCGGTGCACTCCGAGTACTACTTCTGCGAGGTCAACTGGCCGGCCTTCCGGCGCGTGGACTTCCTGCGGGCGCTGCGCGACTTCGCCAGCCGGGAACGCCGCCTGGGTAGGTAG
- a CDS encoding RNA degradosome polyphosphate kinase: MTNDAPHSAPTPLSRFLGGWMRHPSPQEPEQVPDAAKATEVVETAEATEAAESAVSPEAASTDGPAVSAEVPGPDTQGEPDAAPTAPGDSSTGGAAPVGQETPERAEAPEESGDPADSTDPHDPDDPEGAEETVEEEHVIEVADPRDFADDSGPQYEDEDFDDIVDGEAAPAPGPIGTATPAIAPSSITSASSHSAPSAAEAQTAPAATASGDPGLPAPGSAPSAGPAAGSASAPSAPSSLSAADTAGADAAADAAASAASADTAQGDPEDLLPPLKSFKNRFIDRELTWLDFNERVLEQAEDHTLPLLERAWFLSIFSSNLDEFYMVRVAGLMRRIKAGITPVRASGLDAHQVLAQVTSRTKELTARQAALFQEDIRPALAEHNVKILGWDELNSDQQERLTRYFRHQIYPVLTPLAVDPSHPFPYISGLSLNLAVILRNPRSGKEHFARIKVPDSLPRLIQVPGRELDAADKAAGCAVIPIEIVIGQHLDHLFPGMDILEHHLFRVTRNEDLEVEEDDAENLLKAMEKELERRRFGDCVRLEVEDTISSFTRRYLVRALGLKGDDVFELPAPLDLTCLNQLHDLDIPDLKYPRFVPVTAAGLAAYESSSAPDVFAAMREHDVLLHHPYDSFSTSVQEFVAQAAADPKVLAIKQTLYRTSGDSPIVDALIEAAEAGKQVVAIVEIKARFDEEANISWARKLERAGVHVVYGMVGLKTHCKLLLVVRQESDGLRRYCHVGTGNYHPKTARGYEDLGLLTCDRDVAQDLTTLFNQLSGYAPRARFRRLLVAPRGLRDGLVEHIEQEIANHKAGLPAWIRIKVNSIVDETVIDALYRASRAGVPVDIVVRGICGLRAGVEGLSENIRVRSILGRFLEHSRIYAFAGGGQTELFIGSADLMHRNLDRRVEALVRITDPAMVEDLEWLVTHCASDDVASWHLQPDGSWERRLLDAEGNRLEDIQDSLMARARSRVKGRH; this comes from the coding sequence ATGACCAACGACGCGCCCCACTCCGCCCCCACCCCGCTCTCCCGCTTCCTGGGCGGGTGGATGCGTCACCCCAGCCCCCAGGAGCCCGAGCAGGTGCCCGACGCCGCCAAGGCGACCGAGGTTGTCGAAACCGCTGAAGCCACAGAGGCCGCCGAGTCGGCGGTCTCGCCCGAGGCCGCGAGCACCGATGGACCGGCTGTCTCCGCCGAGGTCCCCGGCCCCGACACCCAGGGCGAGCCCGACGCCGCTCCGACCGCCCCCGGCGACTCCTCCACCGGTGGCGCGGCCCCCGTGGGGCAGGAGACCCCTGAGCGCGCGGAGGCCCCGGAAGAATCAGGCGACCCGGCCGACTCCACCGACCCGCACGACCCCGACGACCCCGAGGGCGCCGAGGAGACGGTCGAGGAGGAGCACGTCATCGAGGTCGCTGACCCGCGCGACTTCGCCGACGACTCCGGCCCCCAGTACGAGGACGAGGACTTCGACGACATTGTCGACGGCGAGGCGGCCCCCGCCCCCGGCCCCATCGGCACCGCGACCCCCGCCATCGCCCCCTCCTCCATCACCTCCGCCAGCTCGCACTCGGCCCCGTCGGCCGCCGAGGCTCAGACGGCGCCGGCCGCCACGGCATCGGGGGACCCGGGTCTGCCCGCTCCCGGCAGCGCCCCCAGCGCGGGCCCTGCCGCCGGCTCCGCCAGCGCCCCCTCCGCGCCCTCCTCACTGAGCGCGGCCGACACGGCCGGTGCCGACGCCGCCGCCGACGCCGCGGCCTCGGCTGCCTCCGCCGACACCGCCCAGGGGGACCCCGAGGATCTCCTGCCGCCCCTGAAGTCCTTCAAGAACCGCTTCATCGACCGCGAGCTGACCTGGCTGGACTTCAACGAGCGCGTCCTGGAGCAGGCCGAGGACCACACCCTGCCCCTGCTGGAGCGCGCCTGGTTCCTGTCGATCTTCTCCTCCAACCTGGACGAGTTCTACATGGTGCGCGTCGCCGGGCTCATGCGCCGCATCAAGGCCGGCATCACCCCGGTGCGCGCCTCCGGCCTGGACGCCCACCAGGTCCTGGCCCAGGTCACCAGCCGCACCAAGGAGCTCACCGCCCGCCAGGCCGCCCTCTTCCAAGAGGACATCCGCCCGGCCCTGGCCGAGCACAACGTGAAGATCCTTGGCTGGGACGAGCTCAACTCCGACCAGCAGGAGCGCCTGACCCGCTACTTCCGCCACCAGATCTACCCGGTCCTCACCCCGCTGGCGGTCGACCCTTCCCACCCCTTCCCCTACATCTCGGGCCTGTCCCTCAACCTCGCCGTCATCCTGCGCAACCCGCGCAGCGGCAAGGAGCACTTCGCCCGCATCAAGGTGCCCGACTCCCTGCCGCGCCTCATCCAGGTCCCCGGCCGCGAGCTCGACGCCGCGGACAAGGCCGCCGGCTGCGCCGTCATCCCCATCGAGATCGTCATCGGCCAGCACCTCGACCACCTCTTCCCGGGCATGGACATCCTGGAGCACCACCTCTTCCGGGTCACCCGCAACGAGGACCTCGAGGTCGAGGAGGACGACGCCGAGAACCTCCTCAAGGCCATGGAGAAGGAGCTCGAGCGGCGCCGCTTCGGCGACTGCGTGCGCCTGGAGGTGGAGGACACCATCTCCTCCTTCACCCGCCGCTACCTGGTACGCGCCCTGGGTCTCAAGGGCGACGACGTCTTCGAGCTCCCCGCACCCCTGGACCTGACCTGCCTCAACCAGCTCCACGACCTGGACATCCCCGACCTGAAGTACCCGCGCTTCGTGCCGGTGACGGCCGCGGGCCTGGCCGCCTACGAGTCCTCCTCCGCGCCGGACGTCTTCGCCGCCATGCGCGAGCACGACGTCCTCCTGCACCACCCCTACGACTCCTTCTCCACCTCCGTCCAGGAGTTCGTGGCCCAGGCCGCCGCCGACCCCAAGGTCCTGGCCATCAAGCAGACCCTCTACCGCACCTCCGGCGACTCCCCGATCGTGGACGCCCTCATCGAGGCCGCCGAGGCCGGCAAGCAGGTCGTCGCCATCGTCGAGATCAAGGCCCGCTTCGACGAGGAGGCCAACATCTCCTGGGCCCGCAAGCTCGAGCGCGCCGGCGTCCACGTCGTCTACGGCATGGTCGGCCTCAAGACGCACTGCAAGCTGCTGCTGGTCGTGCGCCAGGAGTCCGACGGCCTGCGCCGCTACTGCCACGTCGGCACCGGCAACTACCACCCCAAGACCGCCCGCGGCTACGAGGACCTGGGGCTGCTGACCTGCGACCGCGACGTCGCCCAGGATCTGACCACCCTGTTCAACCAGCTCTCCGGCTACGCCCCGCGCGCCCGCTTCCGCCGCCTGCTCGTGGCCCCCCGCGGCCTGCGCGACGGGCTCGTGGAGCACATCGAGCAGGAGATCGCCAACCACAAGGCCGGCCTGCCCGCCTGGATCCGCATCAAGGTCAACTCCATCGTCGATGAGACCGTCATCGACGCCCTCTACCGCGCCTCGCGCGCCGGGGTGCCGGTCGACATCGTCGTGCGTGGCATCTGCGGCCTGCGCGCCGGTGTCGAGGGCCTCAGCGAGAACATCCGCGTCCGCTCGATCCTGGGGCGCTTCCTGGAGCACTCGCGCATCTACGCCTTCGCCGGCGGCGGCCAGACCGAGCTGTTCATCGGCTCGGCCGACCTCATGCACCGCAACCTCGACCGCCGCGTCGAGGCCCTGGTGCGCATCACTGACCCCGCCATGGTTGAGGACCTCGAGTGGCTGGTCACCCACTGCGCCTCCGACGACGTCGCCTCCTGGCACCTCCAGCCCGACGGCTCCTGGGAGCGTCGCCTCCTCGACGCCGAGGGCAACCGCCTCGAGGACATCCAGGACAGCCTCATGGCCCGGGCGCGCTCGCGCGTCAAGGGCCGGCACTGA
- a CDS encoding DEAD/DEAH box helicase, with translation MAAHRTSASHRFASGKTPAAGETTFADLGVDSDLAADLDARGFTAPFPIQAATLPDTLAGRDVLGRGRTGSGKTLAFSLPLVQRLAQQDKARPGHPIGLVLAPTRELALQIAEVIEPLARVVDMDVTTIFGGVSAKPQEKALKAGVDVVVACPGRLLDLMGQGLVSLDEVEITVLDEADHMADLGFLPNVRRILRATPQRGQRLLFSATLDNGVDTLVKEFLHDPLQHSVDPSTSPVDAMTHRVWMVADKTAKDGIVRRLASGEGQRILFTRTKHLARRLARKLVQAGIPAVELQGNMSQNARERAMRAFSTGQVHVMVATDIAARGIDVSGVELVVHVDPPAEHKAYLHRSGRTARAGAAGSVITLVLPEQKHDVQVLLKKARIRADIERIRPDDDAVSALVGQVAEAVALEDMPEGVAIKGGSPSGRASTGRPGHGHGEAARGRSGRGAKGGQGGRGGRSGGARGGRGGNAGQGGRSAKRRGGSGEQGAGQPSGRGGLSGGSRGRGGRGRGAKGGQGSQGTPA, from the coding sequence GTGGCCGCACACCGCACCTCCGCCTCACACCGCTTCGCCTCCGGGAAGACCCCGGCCGCGGGTGAGACCACCTTCGCCGACCTCGGCGTGGACTCAGACCTCGCCGCCGACCTCGACGCCCGCGGCTTCACCGCGCCCTTCCCCATCCAGGCCGCCACCCTGCCCGATACCCTCGCCGGGCGTGACGTGCTCGGCCGCGGCCGCACCGGCTCGGGCAAGACCCTGGCCTTCAGCCTGCCGCTGGTCCAGCGTCTGGCGCAGCAGGACAAGGCCCGCCCCGGCCACCCCATCGGCCTGGTCCTGGCCCCCACCCGTGAGCTCGCCCTCCAGATCGCCGAGGTCATCGAGCCGCTGGCCCGCGTCGTCGACATGGACGTCACCACCATCTTCGGCGGGGTCTCCGCCAAGCCCCAGGAGAAGGCCCTCAAGGCTGGGGTCGACGTCGTCGTCGCCTGCCCCGGCCGGCTCCTGGACCTCATGGGGCAGGGACTCGTCAGCCTCGACGAGGTCGAAATCACCGTCCTGGACGAGGCCGACCACATGGCCGACCTCGGCTTCCTGCCCAATGTTCGCCGTATCCTGCGCGCCACCCCGCAGCGCGGCCAGCGCCTGCTGTTCTCCGCGACCCTGGACAACGGCGTGGACACCCTGGTCAAGGAGTTCCTCCACGACCCGCTGCAGCACTCCGTGGACCCCTCGACCTCGCCCGTGGACGCCATGACCCACCGCGTGTGGATGGTTGCGGACAAGACCGCCAAGGACGGCATCGTGCGGCGCCTGGCCTCGGGGGAGGGGCAGCGCATCCTGTTCACCCGCACCAAGCACCTCGCCCGGCGCCTGGCCCGCAAGCTCGTCCAAGCCGGGATTCCGGCCGTCGAGCTCCAGGGCAACATGAGCCAGAACGCGCGCGAGCGCGCCATGCGGGCCTTCTCCACCGGACAGGTGCACGTCATGGTCGCCACCGACATCGCCGCCCGGGGCATCGACGTCTCCGGCGTCGAGCTCGTGGTCCACGTCGACCCGCCCGCCGAGCACAAGGCCTACCTGCACCGCTCGGGCCGCACCGCGCGCGCCGGGGCCGCCGGCAGCGTCATCACCCTGGTCCTGCCTGAGCAGAAGCACGATGTGCAGGTCCTGCTCAAGAAGGCGCGGATCCGCGCGGACATCGAGCGTATCCGTCCCGACGACGACGCCGTGTCCGCCCTCGTGGGGCAGGTCGCCGAGGCCGTGGCGTTGGAGGACATGCCCGAGGGTGTTGCCATCAAGGGCGGCAGCCCCAGCGGTCGGGCCTCCACCGGGCGTCCGGGGCACGGCCACGGAGAAGCGGCGCGCGGCCGGTCCGGTCGCGGGGCCAAGGGTGGTCAGGGCGGCCGGGGTGGCCGCAGCGGGGGAGCGCGCGGCGGGCGCGGCGGGAATGCTGGGCAAGGCGGGCGCAGTGCGAAGCGACGTGGCGGAAGTGGCGAGCAGGGCGCCGGGCAGCCCTCCGGCCGGGGCGGCCTCAGCGGCGGCTCCCGTGGACGTGGAGGCCGCGGTCGCGGGGCCAAGGGCGGTCAGGGCAGTCAGGGCACTCCCGCCTGA
- a CDS encoding NUDIX hydrolase yields the protein MSPSSKKNRSRETVKAAGALVWRENGKHLEVLLVHRPRYDDWSIPKGKVEPCESVRTCAVREVAEETGVQIILGQPLSRVHYKIADGSRKEVHYWAARVAPEASAAVAARCAVKPASTKEIDAVEWLRVGQARKRLTYSYDRDLLGELVDLWEDGKLDTWTLVLVRHGRAVKRSVWNRPKERDKETDEATRPLTHDQGETRARALVPILAAYGVGRVLTSPWKRCVDTVAPYAAAAGLDLEMADAFTEMAHAESPKGVRSVVKKVLRVREEPTALCTHRPVLPTIMEVVSQYAPGRLLRSVPDRDPWLKTGEILVVHMARRPRGKIRAVAIEKQRPVLSEGR from the coding sequence ATGAGCCCGTCCAGCAAGAAGAACCGGTCGCGCGAGACCGTGAAGGCCGCCGGCGCCCTCGTGTGGCGTGAGAACGGCAAGCACCTCGAGGTGCTCCTGGTCCACCGCCCCCGCTACGACGACTGGTCCATCCCCAAGGGCAAGGTCGAGCCCTGCGAGTCGGTGCGCACCTGCGCCGTGCGCGAGGTCGCTGAGGAGACCGGCGTCCAGATCATCCTGGGCCAGCCCCTCAGCCGCGTGCACTACAAGATCGCCGACGGCTCCCGCAAGGAGGTCCACTACTGGGCCGCCCGCGTCGCCCCCGAGGCCTCGGCCGCCGTCGCCGCCCGCTGCGCCGTCAAGCCCGCCTCGACCAAGGAGATCGACGCCGTCGAGTGGCTGCGCGTGGGACAGGCCCGCAAGCGCCTGACCTACTCCTACGACCGCGACCTGCTCGGCGAGCTCGTCGACCTGTGGGAGGACGGCAAGCTCGACACCTGGACCCTGGTCCTCGTGCGCCACGGCCGCGCCGTCAAGCGCTCCGTGTGGAACCGCCCCAAGGAGCGGGACAAGGAGACCGACGAGGCCACCCGCCCCCTGACCCACGACCAGGGCGAGACCCGGGCCCGCGCCCTCGTCCCGATCCTGGCCGCCTACGGGGTGGGGCGCGTCCTCACCAGCCCCTGGAAGCGCTGCGTGGACACGGTCGCCCCCTACGCCGCGGCCGCGGGCCTGGACCTGGAGATGGCCGACGCCTTCACCGAGATGGCCCATGCGGAGAGCCCCAAGGGGGTGCGCTCCGTGGTCAAGAAGGTCCTTCGTGTGCGCGAGGAGCCGACGGCGCTGTGCACCCACCGTCCCGTCCTGCCCACCATCATGGAGGTCGTCTCCCAGTACGCCCCCGGCCGGCTCCTGCGCTCCGTGCCCGACCGAGACCCCTGGCTCAAGACCGGCGAGATCCTCGTGGTCCACATGGCCCGCCGCCCCCGCGGCAAGATCCGCGCCGTCGCCATCGAAAAGCAGCGCCCCGTCCTGTCCGAAGGCCGCTGA
- the msrA gene encoding peptide-methionine (S)-S-oxide reductase MsrA — translation MFNALRHSLSGSAPAGRETPVLPAPGDHPVLGTALDGPWPEGSRTIYLAAGCFWGVERILWRQDGVISSSVGYMGGQTPNPTYQEVCTGTTGHAETVRVVYDPAVCGEGGETLLKTFWENHDSTHLNRHGNDVGTQYRSAVWTTTPAQREAAVRIREAFQGELTRLGLGTCVTTIEDAADAPAQFGGPYYLAEDYHQAYLHKNPGGYCNHGPNGVTCPVGITDLPAQTDILAPDDAPA, via the coding sequence ATGTTCAACGCCCTTCGTCACTCGCTCAGCGGATCGGCGCCGGCCGGCCGCGAGACGCCGGTCCTGCCCGCCCCCGGAGACCACCCGGTGCTGGGGACTGCCCTGGACGGGCCGTGGCCCGAGGGCAGTCGGACCATCTACCTGGCGGCCGGCTGCTTCTGGGGCGTGGAGCGGATCCTGTGGCGCCAGGACGGCGTCATCTCGTCGTCGGTGGGCTACATGGGCGGCCAGACGCCCAACCCCACGTACCAGGAGGTGTGCACCGGGACGACCGGTCACGCCGAGACGGTACGCGTCGTCTACGACCCTGCTGTCTGCGGCGAAGGCGGGGAGACCCTGCTCAAGACCTTCTGGGAGAACCACGACTCCACGCACCTGAACCGTCACGGCAACGACGTCGGCACCCAGTACCGCTCGGCGGTGTGGACGACGACGCCGGCCCAGCGTGAGGCGGCCGTGCGGATCCGCGAGGCCTTCCAGGGCGAGCTGACCCGCCTAGGCCTGGGAACCTGCGTCACCACCATTGAGGACGCCGCGGACGCGCCGGCTCAGTTCGGCGGCCCCTACTACCTGGCCGAGGACTACCACCAGGCCTACCTGCACAAGAACCCCGGCGGCTACTGCAACCACGGCCCCAACGGGGTCACCTGCCCGGTCGGCATCACGGACCTGCCCGCCCAGACCGACATCCTGGCCCCCGACGACGCACCGGCCTGA
- the pstS gene encoding phosphate ABC transporter substrate-binding protein PstS: MLLTRRGALGALSVATLTALTACGRDAGAADPNASSDLVGEIRGAGATSQSDAQDAWMNTFMGANLRATVDYAGGGSGAGRTKLVEGAVDFAGTDTPMTVDEISRIGGAVELPLYISPIAVAYNLPGFTGESHVNMTGEVLAKVLSGAITRWNDPALAALNPGVALPDLRIIVVGRSDDSGTTKALTTYLATVAPKAWPHEPEETWPLRGGQSGDGTAGMVQTVSAATGTIGYADASKVPATLGTVAVGSNGAYVPVSAKAAAAALDAATLGSEADETRLLYQPSHDAAGAYPIVLVSYLAARLRYDDAQIAAVVKAYLRFAASTRGQDASTKATGCAPITRQMREKINAAIDKIAA; the protein is encoded by the coding sequence GTGCTCCTGACCCGTCGCGGCGCCCTGGGCGCCCTGAGCGTGGCCACCCTGACTGCGCTGACCGCCTGCGGGCGCGACGCCGGCGCCGCCGACCCCAACGCCTCCAGCGACCTGGTGGGGGAGATCCGCGGTGCGGGCGCCACCTCCCAGTCCGACGCGCAGGACGCCTGGATGAACACCTTCATGGGCGCCAACCTGCGCGCCACCGTCGACTACGCCGGCGGCGGCTCCGGGGCCGGGCGCACCAAGCTCGTCGAGGGCGCCGTCGACTTCGCCGGCACCGACACCCCCATGACCGTCGACGAGATCAGCCGGATCGGCGGCGCCGTCGAGCTGCCCCTCTATATCTCGCCCATCGCCGTGGCCTACAACCTGCCCGGCTTCACCGGCGAGTCCCACGTCAACATGACCGGCGAGGTCCTCGCCAAGGTCCTCTCCGGGGCCATCACCCGCTGGAACGACCCCGCCCTGGCCGCCCTCAACCCCGGCGTCGCCCTGCCCGACCTGCGAATCATCGTCGTGGGCCGCTCCGACGACTCCGGCACCACCAAGGCCCTGACCACCTACCTGGCCACCGTCGCCCCCAAGGCCTGGCCCCACGAGCCCGAGGAAACCTGGCCACTGCGCGGCGGCCAGTCCGGCGACGGCACCGCCGGCATGGTCCAGACCGTCTCCGCGGCCACCGGCACCATCGGCTACGCCGACGCCTCCAAGGTCCCCGCCACCCTGGGCACCGTCGCCGTCGGCTCCAACGGGGCCTACGTGCCCGTCTCCGCCAAGGCCGCGGCCGCCGCCCTCGATGCCGCCACCCTGGGCTCCGAGGCCGACGAGACCCGCCTGCTCTACCAGCCCAGCCACGACGCCGCGGGCGCCTACCCCATCGTCCTGGTCTCCTACCTCGCCGCCCGCCTGCGCTACGACGACGCCCAGATCGCCGCCGTCGTCAAGGCCTACCTGCGCTTCGCCGCCTCCACCCGGGGGCAGGACGCCTCCACCAAGGCCACCGGCTGCGCCCCCATCACCCGCCAGATGCGCGAGAAGATCAACGCAGCCATCGACAAGATCGCCGCCTGA
- a CDS encoding GreA/GreB family elongation factor, whose translation MSEQSQGTWLTQEAYDRLAAELEHRKTTERKEIAQRVEAARQEGDLRENAGYHAAREEAGLNEARIIQLEETLENAQIGEAADDGSVSAGTIVTAKVAGKEQVFALGGQEITEDVPDGVKVFSPDAPLGQALMGHRAGDTVSYEAPNGRKIQAEIVKVERV comes from the coding sequence ATGTCCGAGCAGTCACAGGGCACCTGGCTCACCCAGGAGGCCTACGACCGGCTGGCCGCCGAGCTCGAGCACCGCAAGACGACCGAGCGCAAGGAGATCGCCCAGCGCGTGGAGGCGGCCCGCCAGGAGGGTGACCTGCGAGAGAACGCCGGCTACCACGCCGCCCGCGAGGAGGCGGGGCTCAACGAGGCGCGCATCATCCAGCTGGAGGAGACCCTGGAAAACGCCCAGATCGGCGAGGCGGCCGACGACGGCTCAGTCTCGGCCGGCACCATCGTCACCGCGAAGGTGGCCGGCAAGGAGCAGGTCTTCGCCCTGGGCGGCCAGGAGATCACCGAGGACGTGCCCGACGGCGTCAAGGTCTTCTCCCCCGACGCCCCGCTGGGGCAGGCTCTCATGGGGCACCGCGCGGGCGACACTGTCTCCTATGAGGCCCCCAACGGCCGGAAGATCCAGGCCGAGATCGTCAAGGTCGAGCGGGTCTGA
- the trhA gene encoding PAQR family membrane homeostasis protein TrhA — MSPTSPSTSPAARRAASTSAKGVIASVKPRLRGWIHAGTAPLALAACIVLTVLAPGAGLKWACAVYLTCSLLLFANSGVYHIGTGHWPAKVAATLRRIDHANIYLLIAGTYTPLSAALLPTRTATLVLGIVWAGAAIGTATNLLWMHAPRWFTTALYIILGWVAVWFLPQFWQAGGPAIVWLLVAGGVTYTLGAIVYARKTPDPLPHWFGFHEIFHVCTVAAWACQCVACFLAVLR, encoded by the coding sequence ATGTCACCGACATCGCCCTCGACGTCGCCGGCCGCGCGCCGCGCCGCGTCCACGAGCGCCAAGGGCGTCATCGCCTCCGTCAAGCCCAGGCTGCGCGGATGGATCCACGCCGGTACCGCGCCGCTGGCCCTGGCGGCCTGCATCGTACTGACGGTCCTGGCCCCGGGAGCGGGCCTGAAATGGGCCTGCGCCGTCTACCTGACCTGCTCGCTGCTGCTGTTCGCCAACTCCGGCGTCTACCACATCGGCACCGGGCACTGGCCGGCGAAGGTCGCGGCCACCCTGCGGCGGATCGACCACGCGAACATCTACCTGCTCATCGCCGGCACCTACACGCCCCTGTCGGCGGCGCTGCTGCCGACGCGCACGGCCACCCTGGTCCTGGGGATCGTGTGGGCGGGGGCGGCGATCGGCACGGCCACGAACCTGCTGTGGATGCACGCCCCGCGCTGGTTCACCACCGCCCTCTACATCATTCTGGGCTGGGTGGCAGTCTGGTTCCTGCCTCAGTTCTGGCAGGCGGGCGGCCCCGCGATCGTGTGGTTGCTGGTGGCCGGCGGCGTGACCTACACGCTGGGCGCCATCGTCTACGCCCGCAAGACTCCCGACCCCTTGCCGCACTGGTTCGGCTTCCACGAGATCTTCCACGTGTGCACCGTGGCCGCGTGGGCCTGCCAGTGCGTGGCCTGCTTCCTGGCGGTTCTGCGCTAA
- the pstC gene encoding phosphate ABC transporter permease subunit PstC yields the protein MASTTAPPSSPPPAGTATASSSADDAIIQPGKAPGQTGNRIFTGLSFGAGTFIMVVLALVAAFLIREALPALTASSETLESVSFMRDRSLWGYVAPLVFGTLLSSTIALGVAVPLSIGVALFISHFAPRRLAQALGYMVDLLAAIPSVVFGLWGFLWLVPLLDPLNTWLSEHLGFIPLFADYTAPAKNITTASLVLAVMILPIITATIREIFLQTPTLQEEASLALGATRYEMIRQAVLPFGRSGIISASMLGLGRALGETMAVLMILSPGMGLNLRILQAGQHQTIAANIASQFREAYGLSVNVLIATGLVLFIITFAVNSLARWIIARRSEFSGAS from the coding sequence GTGGCCAGCACCACCGCACCGCCGTCGTCGCCGCCCCCAGCGGGCACCGCGACCGCCTCCAGCAGTGCCGACGACGCCATCATCCAGCCCGGCAAGGCCCCCGGGCAGACCGGCAACCGGATCTTCACCGGCCTGTCCTTCGGCGCCGGCACCTTCATCATGGTGGTGCTCGCCCTCGTGGCCGCCTTCCTCATCCGGGAGGCGCTGCCCGCCCTGACGGCCTCGAGCGAGACCCTGGAGTCGGTCTCCTTCATGCGCGACCGCAGCCTGTGGGGCTACGTGGCCCCGCTCGTCTTCGGCACGCTGTTGTCCTCGACCATCGCTCTGGGCGTTGCGGTGCCGCTGAGCATCGGGGTGGCCCTGTTCATCTCCCACTTCGCCCCGCGCCGCCTGGCCCAGGCCCTGGGCTACATGGTGGACCTGCTGGCCGCGATCCCCTCCGTGGTCTTCGGCCTGTGGGGATTCCTGTGGCTGGTGCCGCTGCTCGACCCCCTCAACACCTGGCTGAGCGAGCACCTCGGATTCATCCCGCTGTTCGCCGACTACACGGCCCCGGCTAAGAACATCACCACCGCCTCCCTGGTCCTGGCCGTCATGATCCTGCCGATCATCACCGCCACCATCCGCGAGATCTTCCTCCAGACGCCCACCCTCCAGGAGGAGGCCTCCCTGGCCCTGGGCGCCACCCGCTACGAGATGATCCGCCAGGCCGTCCTGCCCTTCGGCCGCTCCGGCATCATCTCCGCCTCCATGCTGGGGCTCGGGCGCGCCCTGGGGGAGACCATGGCCGTCCTCATGATCCTCTCGCCCGGCATGGGGCTGAACCTGCGTATCCTCCAGGCCGGCCAGCACCAGACCATCGCCGCCAACATCGCCTCGCAGTTCCGCGAGGCCTACGGATTGAGCGTCAACGTGCTCATCGCCACCGGCCTGGTCCTGTTCATCATCACCTTCGCGGTCAACTCCCTGGCGCGGTGGATCATCGCGCGCCGCTCCGAGTTCTCAGGAGCCAGCTGA